One genomic window of Manihot esculenta cultivar AM560-2 chromosome 16, M.esculenta_v8, whole genome shotgun sequence includes the following:
- the LOC110603601 gene encoding probable galacturonosyltransferase 10 isoform X1 — protein sequence MRRRPTDFRRPVKRRCSNVVWWTLCGIVVLLFIIILSKESQIESRPPHSKQKPFYHDRIMEGLNITDEMLSPNSVTRQLTDQISLAKAFVVIAKESNNLQFAWELSAQIRNSQVLLSSAATGRAPLTIRESETAIRDMALLLFQAQQLHYDSATMIMRLKAKIQALEEQMSSVTEKSSKYGQIAAEEVPKGLYCLGIKLTTEWFGNLNLQRKINERMRMESKLRDNNLYHFCVFSDNVLATSVVVNSTALNSKNPDMVVFHLVTDEINYAAMKAWFAMNDFGGVTVVVQKFEDFKWLNASYVPVLKQLQDSETQNYYFSGHTDDGRTPIKFRNPKYLSMLNHLRFYIPEVFPALKKVVFLDDDVVVQKDLSALFSIDLDGNVNGAVETCMETFHRYHKYLNYSHPLIRDHFDPDACGWAFGMNVFDLVEWRRRNVTKIYHYWQEKNVDRTLWKLGTLPPGLLTFYGLTQPLDPSWHVLGLGYTNVDHHVIEKGAVLHFNGNSKPWLKIGMEKYKPLWEKYVDYSHPLLQQCNFH from the exons ATGAGGCGGAGACCAACGGATTTTCGAAGGCCGGTAAAAAGGCGATGTTCGAATGTGGTCTGGTGGACACTTTGTGGTATAGTGGTCTTGCTCTTTATAATCATTCTCAGTAAAGAGAGTCAGATTGAATCCAGACCCCCCCATTCTAAG CAGAAACCTTTCTATCATGACAGGATTATGGAAGGCCTAAACATTACTGATGAAATGCTGAGCCCTAACTCGGTCACCAGGCAACTAACCGACCAAATTTCTCTTGCAAAAGCTTTTGTAGTGATTGCAAAAGAAAGCAACAATCTGCAATTTGCATGGGAATTAAGTGCCCAGATTCGCAATTCACAGGTCCTCCTTTCTAGTGCTGCAACAGGACGAGCTCCATTGACAATCAGAGAATCAGAAACTGCAATCCGTGATATGGCACTTTTGCTCTTTCAAGCCCAACAGCTGCATTATGATAGTGCAACAATGATTATGAGATTGAAGGCCAAAATCCAAGCTCTTGAAGAACAAATGAGTTCTGTAACTGAAAAGAGTTCAAAGTATGGGCAAATAGCTGCAGAAGAAGTTCCAAAAGGTCTTTACTGCCTTGGTATTAAGCTAACTACAGAATGGTTTGGAAATTTAAATTTGCAGCGGAAAATCAATGAAAGAATGCGCATGGAATCAAAACTTAGAGATAACAATCTCTATCATTTTTGTGTCTTCTCTGATAATGTACTTGCAACTTCAGTTGTGGTCAATTCAACTGCATTAAATTCCAAAAATCCAGATATGGTCGTCTTCCATCTTGTAACTGATGAAATAAACTATGCTGCAATGAAGGCCTGGTTTGCCATGAATGACTTTGGAGGAGTTACTGTTGTGGTTCAAAAGTTTGAAGACTTTAAGTGGCTGAATGCGTCTTATGTTCCAGTTCTTAAGCAGCTCCAGGACTCTGAAACTCAAAACTACTACTTTTCGGGCCATACTGATGATGGTCGGACTCCAATCAAGTTCAGGAACCCAAAATACTTGTCTATGCTAAATCACCTTAGATTTTATATTCCTGAAGTATTTCCTGCATTGAAGAAGGTGGTatttcttgatgatgatgtagtGGTTCAGAAGGATCTATCTGCTTTATtttcaattgatttagatggcaATGTCAATGGTGCAGTAGAAACTTGCATGGAGACATTTCACCGGTACCATAAGTACCTCAACTACTCTCACCCACTCATAAGGGATCATTTTGATCCAGATGCATGTGGTTGGGCATTTGGGATGAATGTTTTTGATTTGGTTGAATGGAGGAGAAGAAATGTAACTAAAATTTATCATTACTGGCAGGAAAAGAATGTAGACAGGACACTTTGGAAACTTGGGACTCTACCGCCTGGACTTCTGACTTTCTATGGGTTGACGCAACCATTAGATCCCTCATGGCATGTCTTGGGATTGGGATACACAAACGTCGATCATCACGTGATAGAGAAGGGAGCGGTATTGCACTTCAATGGAAACTCAAAGCCATGGTTGAAAATTGGGATGGAAAAGTACAAACCTCTCTGGGAGAAATATGTAGATTATTCTCATCCTTTGTTGCAACAATGCAATTTCCATTGA
- the LOC110603601 gene encoding probable galacturonosyltransferase 10 isoform X2 codes for MRRRPTDFRRPVKRRCSNVVWWTLCGIVVLLFIIILSKESQIESRPPHSKKPFYHDRIMEGLNITDEMLSPNSVTRQLTDQISLAKAFVVIAKESNNLQFAWELSAQIRNSQVLLSSAATGRAPLTIRESETAIRDMALLLFQAQQLHYDSATMIMRLKAKIQALEEQMSSVTEKSSKYGQIAAEEVPKGLYCLGIKLTTEWFGNLNLQRKINERMRMESKLRDNNLYHFCVFSDNVLATSVVVNSTALNSKNPDMVVFHLVTDEINYAAMKAWFAMNDFGGVTVVVQKFEDFKWLNASYVPVLKQLQDSETQNYYFSGHTDDGRTPIKFRNPKYLSMLNHLRFYIPEVFPALKKVVFLDDDVVVQKDLSALFSIDLDGNVNGAVETCMETFHRYHKYLNYSHPLIRDHFDPDACGWAFGMNVFDLVEWRRRNVTKIYHYWQEKNVDRTLWKLGTLPPGLLTFYGLTQPLDPSWHVLGLGYTNVDHHVIEKGAVLHFNGNSKPWLKIGMEKYKPLWEKYVDYSHPLLQQCNFH; via the exons ATGAGGCGGAGACCAACGGATTTTCGAAGGCCGGTAAAAAGGCGATGTTCGAATGTGGTCTGGTGGACACTTTGTGGTATAGTGGTCTTGCTCTTTATAATCATTCTCAGTAAAGAGAGTCAGATTGAATCCAGACCCCCCCATTCTAAG AAACCTTTCTATCATGACAGGATTATGGAAGGCCTAAACATTACTGATGAAATGCTGAGCCCTAACTCGGTCACCAGGCAACTAACCGACCAAATTTCTCTTGCAAAAGCTTTTGTAGTGATTGCAAAAGAAAGCAACAATCTGCAATTTGCATGGGAATTAAGTGCCCAGATTCGCAATTCACAGGTCCTCCTTTCTAGTGCTGCAACAGGACGAGCTCCATTGACAATCAGAGAATCAGAAACTGCAATCCGTGATATGGCACTTTTGCTCTTTCAAGCCCAACAGCTGCATTATGATAGTGCAACAATGATTATGAGATTGAAGGCCAAAATCCAAGCTCTTGAAGAACAAATGAGTTCTGTAACTGAAAAGAGTTCAAAGTATGGGCAAATAGCTGCAGAAGAAGTTCCAAAAGGTCTTTACTGCCTTGGTATTAAGCTAACTACAGAATGGTTTGGAAATTTAAATTTGCAGCGGAAAATCAATGAAAGAATGCGCATGGAATCAAAACTTAGAGATAACAATCTCTATCATTTTTGTGTCTTCTCTGATAATGTACTTGCAACTTCAGTTGTGGTCAATTCAACTGCATTAAATTCCAAAAATCCAGATATGGTCGTCTTCCATCTTGTAACTGATGAAATAAACTATGCTGCAATGAAGGCCTGGTTTGCCATGAATGACTTTGGAGGAGTTACTGTTGTGGTTCAAAAGTTTGAAGACTTTAAGTGGCTGAATGCGTCTTATGTTCCAGTTCTTAAGCAGCTCCAGGACTCTGAAACTCAAAACTACTACTTTTCGGGCCATACTGATGATGGTCGGACTCCAATCAAGTTCAGGAACCCAAAATACTTGTCTATGCTAAATCACCTTAGATTTTATATTCCTGAAGTATTTCCTGCATTGAAGAAGGTGGTatttcttgatgatgatgtagtGGTTCAGAAGGATCTATCTGCTTTATtttcaattgatttagatggcaATGTCAATGGTGCAGTAGAAACTTGCATGGAGACATTTCACCGGTACCATAAGTACCTCAACTACTCTCACCCACTCATAAGGGATCATTTTGATCCAGATGCATGTGGTTGGGCATTTGGGATGAATGTTTTTGATTTGGTTGAATGGAGGAGAAGAAATGTAACTAAAATTTATCATTACTGGCAGGAAAAGAATGTAGACAGGACACTTTGGAAACTTGGGACTCTACCGCCTGGACTTCTGACTTTCTATGGGTTGACGCAACCATTAGATCCCTCATGGCATGTCTTGGGATTGGGATACACAAACGTCGATCATCACGTGATAGAGAAGGGAGCGGTATTGCACTTCAATGGAAACTCAAAGCCATGGTTGAAAATTGGGATGGAAAAGTACAAACCTCTCTGGGAGAAATATGTAGATTATTCTCATCCTTTGTTGCAACAATGCAATTTCCATTGA